ATTCATGCATAAACTGCGGGCGATCGCTACTCGTTGTTTTTGTCCGCCAGAAAGTTGTTCGGGATAAGCAGAGGCTTTGTCAGATAGGCCAACTTTTTCTAAATATAATCTCGCTAGTTGGGCGCTTTCTTTCGGTGTTTTACCCAAGACTTTCCGAGGTGCGAGTGTCATATTTTCCAGGACGCTGAGATGGGGAAACAGGTTGAATTGCTGGAAAACCATGCCTACTTGTGTTCGTAGTTCCCGCAGTTGGCTATAGTTGACAGTGGGCCTAGATAAGTTGATTCCGTTGATGATTAAATGCCCGTTGTCAATGGTTTCTAGGCGGTTGAAGCAGCGTAGTAGGGTACTTTTACCACAACCAGAAGAACCGATAACTGCAACGACTTCTCCCCGGTTGATTTCGCCAGTGATTCCTTTGAGAACTTTCAGGGAACCAAAGTTTTTTTCGATATTGTCAAAAATAATCGCAGGGATGGTATTGTTC
This Nostoc sp. C052 DNA region includes the following protein-coding sequences:
- a CDS encoding amino acid ABC transporter ATP-binding protein — its product is MNNTIPAIIFDNIEKNFGSLKVLKGITGEINRGEVVAVIGSSGCGKSTLLRCFNRLETIDNGHLIINGINLSRPTVNYSQLRELRTQVGMVFQQFNLFPHLSVLENMTLAPRKVLGKTPKESAQLARLYLEKVGLSDKASAYPEQLSGGQKQRVAIARSLCMNPQVMLFDEPTSALDPELVGEVLQVMQQLASEGMTMVVVTHEMQFAKEVAHQVIFLDKGIVTEQGPAYEVLTNPQSDRLRIFLSRLNVR